A window from Candidatus Nitrospira neomarina encodes these proteins:
- a CDS encoding APC family permease, protein MTELPPKQTDSPKRSRRISGFTATCVLVSSVIGTGIFTTTGFMARDLGDPWMILLVWGAGALLALMGAMCYSELGAAFPFVGGDYVYLREAYHPFFAFLSGWASFTVGFGAAIAAGAMGFASYVVQLAPTEPYSIFLIKGFALALIWSLTAVHVAGVGPGGVLQQLLTALKIGAILLLIVGAFTVGHGDWQHLVMTPRKPDVGLGTLVVSFIFVTYAYSGWNAAGYIAGEILNPTRSIPRTMIGGTLLVGTVYVVLNLVYFYALPIQALAAPPLMPVAEKVAVGMFGQAAAQFVTIMLCISIAGAVSAMIWTGPRVYYAMARDGFLPGFFSDTEQHHGTPVRSIVLQSLWVTVLVLSGTFEQLVIYSGMVITAFTALTVGAVIILRQRRPQLVRPYRVPFYPVLPVGYILVAGVIMLFLSVEKPVETLWACLTLSAGIPLYFLMRKHNGGSGAT, encoded by the coding sequence GTGACTGAGCTCCCTCCCAAGCAGACAGACTCCCCGAAAAGGTCCCGTCGGATTAGCGGGTTTACGGCCACGTGTGTGCTGGTCAGCAGTGTGATCGGAACCGGGATTTTTACCACGACGGGTTTTATGGCCCGGGACCTTGGAGATCCGTGGATGATTCTTCTGGTATGGGGAGCGGGCGCGTTGCTGGCTCTCATGGGGGCGATGTGTTACAGCGAGTTGGGTGCCGCATTCCCTTTTGTCGGGGGAGACTATGTGTATCTTCGGGAAGCCTACCATCCCTTTTTCGCATTCCTGAGTGGGTGGGCTTCATTTACCGTGGGCTTTGGAGCCGCCATTGCCGCAGGCGCCATGGGATTTGCCTCCTATGTGGTCCAACTCGCCCCGACTGAACCGTATTCCATTTTCCTGATCAAGGGATTTGCCCTGGCCTTGATTTGGAGTCTGACTGCGGTTCATGTGGCAGGCGTTGGCCCGGGCGGTGTGCTTCAGCAGCTCCTCACGGCCTTAAAGATTGGAGCAATTCTGCTTCTCATCGTTGGAGCCTTCACGGTAGGTCATGGTGATTGGCAACATTTGGTTATGACCCCGCGAAAGCCGGATGTCGGACTGGGAACACTGGTGGTGTCCTTTATTTTTGTGACCTATGCCTATTCGGGATGGAATGCCGCAGGGTACATTGCAGGAGAAATACTCAATCCGACCCGTTCTATTCCCCGAACGATGATAGGCGGGACTCTGCTAGTGGGCACGGTCTATGTGGTGCTGAACCTGGTATATTTCTACGCGTTACCGATTCAAGCTTTGGCCGCACCTCCGCTCATGCCGGTGGCGGAAAAAGTCGCGGTAGGAATGTTCGGTCAGGCGGCGGCTCAATTTGTCACCATCATGTTGTGCATTTCCATCGCCGGTGCGGTGAGCGCCATGATATGGACCGGGCCACGGGTCTACTATGCCATGGCCAGAGACGGGTTTCTGCCTGGCTTTTTTTCAGATACGGAACAGCATCATGGCACCCCGGTTCGTTCCATTGTGCTCCAAAGTCTGTGGGTGACGGTATTAGTGCTTTCAGGAACCTTTGAGCAGTTGGTGATTTACAGCGGAATGGTGATCACCGCCTTCACAGCGTTGACAGTCGGGGCCGTCATTATTCTTCGTCAACGTCGTCCGCAACTCGTTCGTCCCTACCGGGTTCCCTTCTATCCTGTCTTGCCCGTAGGCTATATTCTGGTTGCCGGAGTGATCATGCTTTTTCTTAGTGTGGAAAAACCGGTTGAAACCCTTTGGGCCTGTCTGACCCTGAGTGCTGGTATTCCCCTCTATTTCCTGATGAGAAAGCATAATGGAGGATCTGGGGCCACATGA
- a CDS encoding protein-L-isoaspartate(D-aspartate) O-methyltransferase, with product MTQQNNHSRQVERDSMVDTQIVAGGVTDPTVVAAMRRVPRHRFMPESHAEDAYGDFPLSIGYGQTISQPFIVAYMTQTLKLKPEEKVLEIGTGSGYQAAILAELVSKVFTIEIVEPLAVEAKKTLAELGYDNVIVRAGDGYQGWPDESPFDAIILTAAPNHIPEPLLEQLAIGGRLIVPVGDYPQRLLLIRRTEEGYQETELLPVVFVPMTGEALTNPPATEP from the coding sequence ATGACCCAACAAAATAATCACTCACGACAGGTTGAACGGGATTCGATGGTGGATACCCAAATCGTGGCGGGGGGTGTCACCGATCCAACCGTTGTCGCGGCCATGCGCCGGGTTCCACGGCACCGGTTTATGCCTGAGTCACATGCTGAAGATGCCTATGGAGATTTTCCACTCTCTATCGGGTATGGGCAGACGATTTCTCAGCCTTTCATTGTCGCGTATATGACGCAAACCCTGAAGTTGAAGCCTGAGGAGAAGGTCTTGGAAATAGGCACGGGTTCCGGGTATCAGGCCGCCATTCTGGCTGAATTAGTTTCAAAAGTGTTTACGATAGAAATCGTCGAACCACTCGCTGTGGAGGCAAAAAAGACGCTGGCAGAACTTGGATATGACAATGTGATTGTACGGGCTGGTGATGGCTATCAAGGATGGCCGGACGAAAGCCCGTTTGATGCGATCATTCTGACGGCAGCGCCGAACCATATTCCCGAACCACTCTTAGAGCAACTGGCAATCGGTGGACGTCTCATTGTTCCCGTCGGAGACTACCCTCAACGTCTTCTCTTGATCCGTCGCACCGAGGAGGGATATCAGGAAACCGAATTGTTACCGGTGGTGTTTGTGCCCATGACGGGCGAAGCCTTAACGAATCCTCCCGCAACCGAGCCTTGA
- a CDS encoding alpha-amylase family glycosyl hydrolase — protein sequence MTEKNLQEVDLPSLSDRKFFPSPAAWEDQVLYFLMLDRFSDGHEKGYRSNDGTVVRRGSTPLFQPTDAGNANASHWKAAGQKFCGGNLSGLTTKLGYLERLGVTAIWISPIFKQVKFKDTYHGYGIQNFLGVDPHFGQREDLRTLVRTAHAHGIYVILDIILNHTGDVFRYNPNRYRTEHNGQIFNDPRWDGNQYDVQGFHDQFGEPTLPFQQLDITSHPAAWPHGAIWPQEFQDPQAFTRKGHINNWDFSPEFLEGDFFDLKNIKLGSGDVDQYQPSDALKALAEVYKFWIAFADVDGYRVDTVKHMDLGASRYFASVIHEFTQSIGKENFYLIGEITGGRTRAFQTLETTGLDAALGVDDIPDKMEYLVKGYRNPEEYFQLFRNSILVQKESHVWFRNRVVTLFDDHDQVRKGENKARFCADPAGPDGLLNVLALNALTMGIPCMYYGSEQYFDGRGQSDQYIRECMFGGEFGAFQSHQRHFFNEESPAYRQLSILLGLRRNKLALRRGRQYLREISGNGIDFGLPRMLGGQIRSVIPWSRIFNDREILLAMNTDYAAPRSAWVTIDDGLHHTGQTLTCLYSTNAGQIGQETTVESRNGKAVVLTLPAGGFVIYE from the coding sequence ATGACAGAAAAGAATCTTCAAGAGGTGGATCTGCCCTCACTCAGTGACCGAAAGTTTTTTCCTTCTCCCGCCGCCTGGGAGGATCAGGTTTTATATTTTTTAATGCTCGACCGTTTTTCGGACGGACATGAAAAAGGCTACAGAAGCAATGACGGGACCGTCGTCCGGCGTGGCTCGACTCCCCTCTTTCAGCCAACTGATGCGGGCAATGCGAATGCATCTCATTGGAAGGCAGCGGGACAGAAGTTTTGCGGAGGGAATTTATCCGGATTGACGACCAAGCTGGGATACCTTGAACGTCTCGGCGTGACCGCCATTTGGATCAGTCCCATTTTCAAACAGGTGAAATTTAAAGACACGTATCATGGATATGGCATTCAAAACTTTTTGGGTGTCGATCCGCATTTTGGTCAACGAGAAGACCTGAGAACCCTTGTCCGGACCGCTCACGCTCACGGAATCTACGTTATTCTGGATATTATCCTCAACCACACGGGAGATGTATTTCGCTACAATCCCAACCGCTATCGGACCGAACATAACGGGCAGATCTTCAACGACCCCCGCTGGGATGGCAATCAATATGACGTGCAAGGGTTCCATGATCAATTCGGAGAACCGACTCTCCCCTTCCAACAACTCGACATCACAAGCCATCCTGCCGCCTGGCCGCACGGTGCCATCTGGCCACAGGAATTCCAAGACCCTCAGGCCTTTACCCGAAAAGGCCATATCAACAATTGGGATTTTTCACCGGAATTCCTTGAGGGGGATTTCTTTGACCTGAAAAATATCAAACTCGGTTCGGGCGACGTCGATCAGTATCAGCCGTCGGATGCCCTTAAGGCTCTGGCCGAGGTGTACAAATTCTGGATTGCCTTTGCGGACGTCGACGGGTATCGGGTTGATACCGTCAAACATATGGACCTGGGAGCCAGCCGGTACTTCGCCTCGGTGATCCATGAATTCACCCAATCCATCGGCAAAGAAAACTTTTACCTCATTGGCGAAATTACCGGAGGCAGAACCCGCGCATTTCAAACACTCGAAACCACCGGCCTGGATGCCGCACTTGGCGTCGACGACATCCCGGACAAAATGGAATACCTCGTGAAGGGCTATCGCAATCCGGAGGAGTATTTCCAGTTATTCCGGAATTCCATCCTGGTTCAGAAAGAATCCCACGTCTGGTTTCGCAACCGGGTGGTGACCCTGTTTGATGATCATGATCAAGTACGAAAGGGAGAAAACAAAGCCCGGTTTTGTGCTGATCCTGCCGGGCCGGACGGACTCTTGAATGTCCTTGCGCTGAACGCCCTCACGATGGGCATCCCCTGCATGTACTATGGCAGCGAACAGTATTTTGACGGGCGCGGGCAGAGTGATCAATACATTCGCGAATGTATGTTCGGAGGAGAATTCGGCGCCTTTCAAAGCCATCAACGGCATTTCTTCAATGAAGAAAGTCCGGCGTACCGGCAACTCTCGATCCTACTAGGCCTTCGACGCAACAAGCTTGCGTTACGGCGGGGTCGACAATATCTGAGAGAAATTTCCGGAAATGGGATCGACTTCGGGCTGCCGCGCATGCTGGGTGGGCAGATTCGTTCAGTAATTCCCTGGTCCAGAATCTTCAATGACCGGGAAATTCTCCTGGCGATGAATACCGACTATGCTGCTCCCCGAAGCGCCTGGGTGACGATTGATGACGGACTGCATCACACCGGCCAAACACTTACGTGTCTCTATTCAACGAATGCGGGACAGATCGGTCAGGAAACGACGGTTGAGTCGAGAAATGGTAAAGCCGTCGTGCTCACTCTTCCTGCGGGCGGATTTGTCATCTATGAGTAA